CAGATGACTTGCTCGATCTGACAGGCGACGAAGACCGCACCGGCAAAACGCTCGGCTCCGATTTGCTCAAGCAGAAATTGACACTGCCAGTCATTCGACTACTCGCCACCGCACCTCCGGACGATGCCACCACCATCCGCGAACTCATCGCAACCCCCGACGAAAACACGGGTGAGAAACTCCTGCCGTACCTCGAGGCCTCCGATGCCTTGAGCTACACCAGTCAACGTGCGGAAGAGTTGATCTTGGCGGCGAACTCGCGGTTGTCGATCCTGCCGGACTCTCCCGCCCGGCGAATCCTGGAATCGTTGACCGATTTCGTCCTTCACCGCTCGTTTTAATTCGACGAATCGAGACGCTTCAGCATGACTCCTTTAAAGTCCATGAACCGCTCGCCGGCAATTTTCTGAGCGGTCAACTCTAACCGTTGCCGACCGGCTGGCACAGCAAGGTGGCCGATTCGAAATCGCCCCCAATCCCGATTGACGTAACGTTGTCGGCTTCGCTCATCTCGGTTGGGGAGTGGCTGAACCGGCGCTTCCGCAGCGGGCAGGGGACCGGTCAGGGATGCATCACCGATCTGGACTTGGACTGTCGAACCGGCCTCCGACTTCGGACACCCGTAGAGAATTTCGACTTCGTACGTCCCGGCGTGTTGCACATCGATGTCGAACCAAACTTTGGCGTCCTCGTCAGTCCAATTGGTAAGCCAATCGTGCGCGAACCCCGGTCCATGATCAAACTTCATGGGCCCGTCGTGATACGCTTGCGGAGCATTGAGCGTAACCGGGTTTTCCTGGGGGAAGCCTACGGGAATCGCGAATCGCTCCAACGGGGTCCGTGATGTGTCGTCGATCCAGGCTTCGTATTGCTCACTGAGTTCTCTCACAACTTGCGGATGCTGACTGGCGATGTTGTGTTTCTCGCCGGGATCCTGCTGCATGTCGAACAATTTCCAGGCCGACGCGTTCCGATCTTTCGGCTTCGCACTCGAACCGCCTTGGGGACCCGGGATCGTGCGGACCAACCGATATTGTGGTGTTCTCACTGCACCTGGATACCGATTCGATTCGGAAATTGGGTTGTGAGTAAACAACACCCGCTCATTCCAGTCGGCATCGGCATTCTTCAGAAGCGGAACCAAACTCACGCCATCAATCTTCGGGCCATCGGGCGGATTGACATCGCAGAGTTCGAGCAACGTCGGATAGATGTCGATATGAGACGCCAACCGAGACACCACACTTGAAGCCGGCAACCGTTTCGGCCACCGCACGAACAACGGCACGCGACATCCACCTTCGTGCACGCTCGTTTTGCCGCCACGCATTCCCGCATTATAATGTTTGACGCCCGCCGTCCCGCCATTGTCGGTTAGAAAGAGCACAATGGTGTCATCTGCGATCCGGTTTGCGTTCAAAACTTCGAGCAAACGCCCCACGTTGTCGTCGATGTTTTCACACATCCCATAAAACGCCGACGTTTTCTCATCGAACCCTTTCTGTCGAAACTTTTCGTAGTATTCATCTGGGATTTGATAAGGCGAATGCGGAGCATTGTAAGAGAGGTAGCAGAAGAACGGTTGGTCGTCCGTTTGTTCGATGAAGCGAATCGCCTGCGTCGTGAGAACGTCGGTAATGTAGCCCTTCGTCTTTACATCCTTCGATTGGTGCGTCAGTTCGGCGTCAAAATACGCATTGGTATGTCCGTTACAGAAGCCGAAGAACTCGTCGAATCCCTGACCATTCGGCGTATACGGGAATTGTTCGCCGTTGTGCCATTTGCCGAAACACCCCGTCCGATACCCATTTGACTGTAGAGCCTCAGCAATCGTGACTTCACTCAGCCGCATCGTTTCCTTGTTGTGGGTCACTCCCCAGACACCGCAACGAAGCGGATACCGTCCAGTCAACAACGCCCCCCGTGTCGGTGCACAAAACGAGTTCACATAGAATCGTTCAAAACGAACACCGTCCCGCCCCAACTGATCGATTGCCGGTGTCTTCAAGTACGGATTCCCGTGAATACTGAGATCACCGTAACCCTGGTCGTCCGTCAAAATCAATAGGACATTGGGACGCTTCGCAGCCACGATTTCTCGATGGCACAGAAGGCTCGCCATCAGACAAACCCAAAACGAAATCCTCGCACACACACAATCTAAACTCATTCCGATCGTCCTGCTTCAATCCAAGTTTCCAGGCTGAGTCAAAGTATGGTCACGCCCAGCGGATCGCCCGTCATCGCATACGACAAGATCCGACAGAAGCACCACCCCATGCAGACCACAACCCCAGCATGATCATGCCCCAGCGCGAGCACAACTCAAGAGCCAACAACAGCTCACCGGGCACCAGCAATTCCGGTAAGCGTGGCTTTTGAACAGCTTGTAGAACGACACGATTTGCCAGCGCCTTTAGTACCAAAGCGCCACTGTCTGGGCGGAGACCTCAGACGAATCCACGTTCGTCAAGAGTGTCCATTGGCCAACAATAAAATCCTCGTCATCGATCAAACGCAGCACAACCAAACGACGAAGGGCGGCCAGCGGTGGCGTTTCAGTCCTTCGAAAGAGACGAATCCGCAATCGAATTACTGGAGGACGCCCTCATTACATTCGAAACGATGCAGTTCGAAGCGGCCGACACCCTCACTTGGGACGAATGGGGCTACCCGACCGTCTTGTAGGACGCTGGCGACTAGCATTCCGAGTCGACTGCTCTGTCCAGAGTACGAATTCAGATTTCATTGTACCTTATTTGACGCTCAGCCACAGCAGAACGTTTAGAGATCCCCAGAGCTAACAGTTGGTGCTAGCCACGGCACTCGCATCGCACCGTCGGAGGGCGGCCGTTGCCAGCTGGCCGACGTAGTTTGGTCTATCGGGTCGTAGACGCTTCCGAGCCTGTCTTGAACAGTGACTTTAAGTAAGCCTGCGCTGGTTGGCCATTGATGGTCTTGAGGGACTTGAAGTCCTGTAGTATGAATGCTTGTCGCCGTGCCAAGTCTTCGTCGCAGTTGAGTTCTTTGATCGCGAGAGAAATAATTGGGGAGAGGTCCAGGTAGTCTGGGGCGGCAACCAATGTCAGAGATTTTAGATGAGAGAAGGCCCGCAATGGAGTGATGTCCTCAGATTCACTATTTAGATATAGCGTAAGATCAACGACTGCGTCACCTTCGATGGCCGGTTTCAAATCGCCAATTTGATCGGCGTTCAATTCCTTGAGTTTGTTTCCTACGGCTGTAATTTGTTGTTGGGCAGTTCGCTTGGCTGTTGTTGTGGCGAAGGTTTCAATAGACGTGCGACGAGCGTCGTATTCATTCCAGAATTCGTCAACCGGGGTCTTGTTATCCCAAGTCCCGTTTAGTTCTTGAATAGGAAGTGATCGAACTAGTTCCTCGCGCTGAACATCAAACTGTCCGATATCAATCCTTAGCGACTTCAA
This portion of the Thalassoroseus pseudoceratinae genome encodes:
- a CDS encoding arylsulfatase; this encodes MASLLCHREIVAAKRPNVLLILTDDQGYGDLSIHGNPYLKTPAIDQLGRDGVRFERFYVNSFCAPTRGALLTGRYPLRCGVWGVTHNKETMRLSEVTIAEALQSNGYRTGCFGKWHNGEQFPYTPNGQGFDEFFGFCNGHTNAYFDAELTHQSKDVKTKGYITDVLTTQAIRFIEQTDDQPFFCYLSYNAPHSPYQIPDEYYEKFRQKGFDEKTSAFYGMCENIDDNVGRLLEVLNANRIADDTIVLFLTDNGGTAGVKHYNAGMRGGKTSVHEGGCRVPLFVRWPKRLPASSVVSRLASHIDIYPTLLELCDVNPPDGPKIDGVSLVPLLKNADADWNERVLFTHNPISESNRYPGAVRTPQYRLVRTIPGPQGGSSAKPKDRNASAWKLFDMQQDPGEKHNIASQHPQVVRELSEQYEAWIDDTSRTPLERFAIPVGFPQENPVTLNAPQAYHDGPMKFDHGPGFAHDWLTNWTDEDAKVWFDIDVQHAGTYEVEILYGCPKSEAGSTVQVQIGDASLTGPLPAAEAPVQPLPNRDERSRQRYVNRDWGRFRIGHLAVPAGRQRLELTAQKIAGERFMDFKGVMLKRLDSSN